Proteins encoded by one window of Streptacidiphilus sp. PB12-B1b:
- the hisF gene encoding imidazole glycerol phosphate synthase subunit HisF → MTLAVRVIPCLDVDAGRVVKGVNFENLRDAGDPVEMARLYDAEGADELTFLDITASSGDRETTYDVVRRTAEQVFIPLTVGGGIREVEDVDRLLRAGADKVGVNTAAVTRPELVREIAERFGRQVLVLSIDARRTRDGAATASGFEVTTHGGRRGTGLDAVEWAERAAALGAGEILLNSMDADGTKDGYDLELLRAVRARVAVPVIASGGAGRLADFAPAVAAGADAVLAASVFHFGELRIGEVKQALREAGHPVR, encoded by the coding sequence ATGACGCTGGCCGTTCGTGTCATCCCCTGCCTGGACGTCGACGCCGGGCGCGTCGTCAAGGGCGTCAACTTCGAGAACCTCCGCGACGCCGGCGACCCGGTCGAGATGGCCCGGCTCTACGACGCCGAGGGCGCCGACGAGCTGACCTTCCTGGACATCACCGCCTCCTCCGGCGACCGGGAGACCACGTACGACGTGGTGCGCCGCACCGCCGAGCAGGTCTTCATCCCGCTGACCGTCGGCGGCGGCATCCGCGAGGTGGAGGACGTCGACCGGCTGCTGCGGGCCGGGGCGGACAAGGTCGGCGTCAACACCGCCGCCGTCACCCGCCCGGAGCTGGTCCGGGAGATCGCCGAGCGCTTCGGCCGCCAGGTGCTGGTGCTGTCCATCGACGCCCGCCGCACCAGGGACGGCGCCGCCACCGCCTCCGGCTTCGAGGTCACCACCCACGGCGGCCGCCGCGGCACCGGCCTGGATGCGGTCGAGTGGGCCGAGCGGGCGGCCGCGTTGGGCGCCGGGGAGATCCTGCTGAACTCCATGGACGCCGACGGCACCAAGGACGGCTACGACCTGGAGCTGCTGCGCGCGGTCCGGGCCCGGGTGGCGGTGCCGGTGATCGCCAGCGGCGGGGCGGGCCGGCTGGCCGACTTCGCCCCGGCCGTCGCGGCGGGAGCCGACGCGGTGCTGGCCGCCAGCGTCTTCCACTTCGGCGAGCTGCGCATCGGCGAGGTCAAGCAGGCGCTGCGGGAGGCCGGGCACCCGGTCCGCTGA
- the hisH gene encoding imidazole glycerol phosphate synthase subunit HisH, producing the protein MTKHVVVLDYGSGNLRSAQRALERVGADVEVTSDFRTALDADGLLVPGVGAFAACMEGLRAVRGDRVIGRRLSGGRPVLGICVGMQILFARGVEHGVETEGCDEWPGTVEPLQAPIVPHMGWNTVRAADGSALFAGLDDDARFYFVHSYAVRHWELPPIEQLRPPRVTWAEHGEPFVAAVENGPLSATQFHPEKSGDAGATLLKNWISTL; encoded by the coding sequence ATGACGAAGCACGTGGTCGTCCTCGACTACGGCTCCGGCAACCTCCGCTCCGCCCAGCGGGCGCTGGAACGGGTCGGCGCCGACGTCGAGGTGACCTCCGACTTCCGCACCGCGCTGGACGCCGACGGCCTGCTGGTGCCCGGCGTCGGCGCGTTCGCCGCCTGCATGGAGGGCCTGCGCGCGGTCCGCGGCGACCGGGTCATCGGCCGCCGGCTCTCCGGCGGCCGCCCGGTGCTCGGCATCTGCGTCGGCATGCAGATCCTGTTCGCCCGCGGCGTCGAGCACGGCGTCGAGACCGAGGGCTGCGACGAGTGGCCCGGCACGGTCGAGCCGCTGCAGGCCCCGATCGTTCCGCACATGGGCTGGAACACCGTCCGGGCCGCCGACGGCAGCGCCCTGTTCGCCGGCCTGGACGACGACGCCCGCTTCTACTTCGTCCACTCCTACGCCGTCCGGCACTGGGAGCTTCCGCCGATCGAGCAGCTCCGGCCGCCGCGGGTGACCTGGGCCGAGCACGGCGAACCCTTCGTGGCCGCGGTCGAGAACGGCCCGCTGTCCGCGACGCAGTTCCACCCCGAGAAGTCCGGCGACGCCGGCGCGACCCTGCTGAAGAACTGGATCTCCACGCTGTGA
- a CDS encoding TIGR02234 family membrane protein yields the protein MTALPQPRTEQQDETGGTAASVPPTAADARPAPDRRSLALMLLFAVVGAAVVLLAAGRTWARGEVAFQSSVLHVSATGSQTTGLPSALALVALASAVAVFAVRGNARRLVGGLLALAGAAVVAACVGAATGSAALDRRAAAAVGLSTATAGHVTHAAWPWAGAAGGVLLLLAGLLVIARGRDWPGMSSRYEAPERRRVGAGTAAAANRPDHTPADLWKALDRGEDPTA from the coding sequence GTGACCGCTCTGCCGCAGCCCCGAACCGAACAGCAGGACGAGACCGGCGGGACCGCCGCGTCCGTGCCGCCGACCGCCGCCGACGCCCGGCCCGCGCCGGACCGCCGCAGCCTGGCGCTGATGCTGCTGTTCGCGGTGGTCGGGGCGGCGGTGGTGCTGCTCGCCGCCGGACGCACCTGGGCCCGCGGCGAGGTCGCCTTCCAGAGCTCGGTGCTGCACGTCAGCGCCACCGGCTCGCAGACCACCGGCCTGCCCAGCGCACTGGCGCTGGTCGCCCTGGCCTCCGCGGTGGCCGTCTTCGCGGTGCGCGGCAACGCCCGCCGCCTGGTCGGCGGGCTGCTGGCGCTGGCCGGCGCCGCCGTGGTCGCCGCCTGCGTCGGCGCCGCCACCGGCAGCGCCGCCCTGGACCGCCGGGCCGCCGCCGCCGTGGGCCTCAGCACGGCCACCGCCGGGCATGTCACGCACGCGGCCTGGCCGTGGGCCGGGGCGGCCGGCGGGGTGCTGCTGCTGCTCGCCGGGCTGCTGGTGATCGCCCGCGGGCGGGACTGGCCCGGCATGTCCTCGCGCTACGAGGCCCCCGAGCGCCGTAGGGTCGGGGCGGGCACCGCCGCGGCCGCGAACCGGCCGGACCACACCCCGGCCGACCTGTGGAAGGCGCTCGACCGGGGCGAGGACCCGACCGCGTAG
- the priA gene encoding bifunctional 1-(5-phosphoribosyl)-5-((5-phosphoribosylamino)methylideneamino)imidazole-4-carboxamide isomerase/phosphoribosylanthranilate isomerase PriA, whose translation MSTHPAGTDRLVLLPAVDVRDGQAVRLVKGASGSETSYGEPLAAALAWQSAGAEWIHLVDLDAAFGTGDNRALLAEVTGRLDVKVELSGGIRDDDSLRAALATGCARVNLGTAALESPEWVAQAIAEYGDRIAVGLDVVGTTLRGRGWTSEGGDLYEALARLDAEGCARYVVTDVDKDGTLAGPNLELLRNVCAATDRAVVASGGVSSLQDLRDIATLVPQGVDGAIVGKALYAQAFTLEEALAAVS comes from the coding sequence GTGAGCACGCACCCCGCGGGCACCGACCGCCTCGTCCTGCTGCCCGCCGTCGACGTCCGCGACGGCCAGGCCGTCCGCCTGGTCAAGGGCGCCTCCGGCTCCGAGACCTCGTACGGCGAGCCGCTCGCCGCCGCCCTGGCCTGGCAGAGCGCCGGGGCCGAGTGGATCCACCTGGTCGACCTCGACGCCGCCTTCGGCACCGGCGACAACCGGGCCCTGCTGGCCGAGGTCACCGGCCGGCTCGACGTCAAGGTGGAGCTCTCCGGCGGCATCCGCGACGACGACTCGCTGCGGGCCGCCCTGGCCACCGGCTGCGCCCGGGTCAACCTCGGCACCGCCGCGCTGGAGTCCCCGGAGTGGGTCGCCCAGGCCATCGCCGAGTACGGCGACCGGATCGCGGTCGGCCTCGACGTCGTCGGCACCACCCTGCGCGGACGCGGCTGGACCAGCGAGGGCGGCGACCTGTACGAGGCCCTGGCCCGGCTGGACGCCGAGGGCTGCGCCCGCTACGTGGTCACCGACGTCGACAAGGACGGCACCCTGGCCGGCCCCAACCTGGAGCTGCTGCGCAACGTCTGCGCCGCCACCGACCGGGCGGTCGTCGCCAGCGGCGGCGTGTCCTCGCTCCAGGACCTGCGGGACATCGCCACCCTGGTCCCGCAGGGTGTCGACGGCGCGATCGTGGGCAAGGCCCTGTACGCACAGGCTTTCACCCTCGAAGAGGCGCTGGCAGCAGTGTCCTGA
- a CDS encoding DUF2752 domain-containing protein codes for MPSPAARGLVGPAAAFAAVASATAYVGVVDPGRPGHYPVCPFLRATGWWCPGCGGLRCVHALTRGDLATAVHDNVLAVLACTAAVLVWAHWTYRSARGLRTVLRLPGPGLAWALGAPAVVLAFTVLRNLPAGAFLAP; via the coding sequence GTGCCCTCACCGGCGGCGCGCGGCCTGGTCGGACCGGCCGCGGCCTTCGCCGCGGTCGCCTCGGCCACGGCGTACGTCGGGGTGGTCGACCCCGGCCGGCCTGGTCACTACCCGGTCTGCCCGTTCCTGCGGGCCACCGGGTGGTGGTGTCCCGGCTGCGGCGGCCTGCGCTGCGTCCACGCGCTGACCAGGGGAGACCTGGCCACGGCCGTGCACGACAACGTCCTGGCCGTGCTCGCCTGCACGGCGGCGGTGCTGGTCTGGGCGCACTGGACGTACCGCTCGGCGCGCGGGCTGCGGACCGTGCTGCGGCTGCCCGGCCCGGGCCTGGCCTGGGCCCTCGGGGCGCCGGCGGTGGTGCTGGCCTTCACCGTCCTGCGGAACCTGCCCGCCGGGGCCTTCCTGGCACCCTGA
- a CDS encoding anthranilate synthase component I, with the protein MTTGMITPDLETFRKLAVDRRVIPVTRRLLADGDTPVALYRKLAAGRPNTFLLESAEQGRSWSRYSFVGVRSAAVLTADAEGGARWLGKPPVGIPVDGDPLQVLRATVEALHTPRDLHGSSHLPPFTGGMVGYLGYDVVRRLEKLPQLAPDDLGLPELTMLLATDLAVLDHTDATVLLIANAVNQDDRPTGVDAAYADAVARLDAMTADLARPVDAGAAAFTPVASVEAVSPFGGAPYRAAVETVKERIRAGEAFQVVPSQRFQAPCPADALDVYRVLRATNPSPYMYLLRFEDFDVVGSSPEALVKVEDGRAMVHPIAGTRPRGATPEQDADLAAELLADPKERAEHLMLVDLGRNDLGRVCAPGSVEVVEFMTVERYSHVMHIVSTVTGRVADDRTAFDVLTACFPAGTLSGAPKPRAMQIIEELEPTRRGLYGGCVGYLDFAGDADTAIAIRTALIRDKVAYVQAGAGVVADSVPENEDAECRNKAAAVLRAVATASTLRPAAERAQGRLEG; encoded by the coding sequence ATGACCACCGGCATGATCACCCCCGACCTTGAGACCTTCCGCAAGCTCGCCGTCGACCGCCGGGTCATCCCGGTCACCCGGCGACTGCTGGCGGACGGCGACACCCCCGTGGCGCTGTACCGCAAGCTGGCCGCCGGGCGCCCCAACACCTTCCTGCTGGAGTCCGCCGAGCAGGGCCGCTCCTGGTCGCGCTACTCCTTCGTCGGGGTCCGCAGCGCCGCCGTGCTCACCGCCGACGCCGAGGGCGGCGCCCGCTGGCTCGGCAAGCCGCCGGTCGGCATCCCCGTCGACGGCGACCCGCTGCAGGTGCTCCGGGCCACCGTCGAGGCCCTGCACACCCCCCGCGACCTGCACGGCAGTTCGCACCTGCCGCCGTTCACCGGCGGCATGGTCGGCTACCTGGGCTACGACGTGGTCCGCCGGCTGGAGAAGCTCCCGCAGCTCGCCCCGGACGACCTGGGCCTGCCCGAGCTGACCATGCTGCTCGCCACCGACCTGGCGGTGCTCGACCACACCGACGCCACGGTGCTGCTGATCGCCAACGCGGTCAACCAGGACGACCGGCCCACCGGCGTGGACGCCGCCTACGCCGACGCCGTCGCCCGGCTCGACGCCATGACCGCCGACCTGGCCCGCCCGGTGGACGCCGGGGCCGCCGCTTTCACCCCGGTCGCCTCGGTGGAGGCGGTCTCGCCCTTCGGCGGAGCGCCCTACCGGGCCGCGGTGGAGACGGTCAAGGAGCGCATCCGGGCCGGTGAGGCGTTCCAGGTGGTGCCCTCGCAGCGGTTCCAGGCCCCCTGCCCGGCCGACGCCCTGGACGTCTACCGGGTGCTGCGCGCCACCAACCCCAGCCCGTACATGTACCTGCTGCGGTTCGAGGACTTCGACGTGGTCGGCTCCAGCCCGGAGGCCCTGGTCAAGGTCGAGGACGGCCGGGCCATGGTGCACCCCATCGCCGGCACCCGCCCGCGCGGCGCCACCCCCGAGCAGGACGCCGACCTGGCCGCCGAGCTGCTGGCCGACCCCAAGGAGCGGGCCGAGCACCTGATGCTGGTCGACCTCGGCCGCAACGACCTGGGCCGGGTCTGCGCGCCCGGCAGCGTCGAGGTGGTCGAGTTCATGACCGTCGAGCGCTACAGCCACGTGATGCACATCGTCTCCACCGTCACCGGCCGGGTCGCCGACGACCGCACCGCCTTCGACGTGCTCACCGCCTGCTTCCCGGCCGGGACGCTCTCCGGCGCGCCCAAGCCGCGCGCCATGCAGATCATCGAGGAGCTGGAGCCCACCCGGCGCGGCCTGTACGGCGGCTGCGTCGGCTACCTCGACTTCGCCGGGGACGCCGACACCGCCATCGCCATCCGCACCGCGCTGATCCGCGACAAGGTGGCGTACGTGCAGGCCGGTGCGGGCGTCGTGGCCGACTCCGTCCCGGAGAACGAGGACGCCGAGTGCCGCAACAAGGCCGCCGCGGTGCTGCGCGCGGTCGCCACCGCGAGCACCCTGCGTCCGGCCGCCGAGCGGGCACAGGGCAGACTGGAAGGGTGA
- a CDS encoding HGxxPAAW family protein yields MSGSAHGHTTAAWTGVGVSFIGFIIAAVAMVVPSPVLVAVGLVVAALGAVVGKVMSMAGFGKKAGSSHTAAPSNQTPIGSGV; encoded by the coding sequence ATGTCGGGTAGCGCCCACGGACACACCACCGCCGCCTGGACCGGTGTCGGGGTCTCGTTCATCGGCTTCATCATCGCCGCTGTGGCCATGGTCGTCCCCAGCCCCGTGCTGGTCGCTGTGGGCCTGGTCGTCGCGGCCCTCGGCGCGGTGGTCGGCAAGGTCATGTCGATGGCCGGGTTCGGCAAGAAGGCCGGCAGCAGCCACACCGCCGCCCCCTCGAACCAGACCCCGATCGGCTCCGGCGTCTGA
- a CDS encoding RidA family protein — protein sequence MTDRRATERQDASLVRVNGQSPWEEQFGFSRAVAVGDFVFVSGCTAWDDGRILFEGSPHDQARTAFGVALDALAGFGLTAADVVRTRMYVTHARDVDDVGRVHKELFGAVRPAATMVVVSALLDSRMAVEVEVEAYRKAASAAAD from the coding sequence ATGACCGACCGTCGAGCGACAGAGCGTCAGGACGCCTCCCTGGTAAGGGTCAACGGGCAGAGTCCGTGGGAGGAGCAGTTCGGGTTCTCCCGTGCCGTCGCCGTCGGGGACTTCGTGTTCGTCTCCGGCTGCACCGCCTGGGACGACGGGCGGATCCTCTTCGAGGGCTCCCCGCACGACCAGGCCCGCACCGCCTTCGGCGTGGCCCTGGACGCCCTGGCCGGCTTCGGCCTGACCGCCGCCGACGTGGTCCGCACCCGGATGTACGTCACGCACGCCCGGGACGTCGACGACGTCGGCCGGGTCCACAAGGAGCTGTTCGGCGCGGTGCGGCCCGCCGCCACCATGGTCGTCGTCAGTGCCCTGCTCGACTCCCGGATGGCCGTGGAGGTCGAGGTCGAGGCGTACCGCAAGGCCGCGAGCGCGGCCGCAGACTAG
- the hisI gene encoding phosphoribosyl-AMP cyclohydrolase, which produces MPAAPALPAAPGSTALDPAVAARLKRDAHGLVPAIAQQYDTGEVLMMGWMDDEALHRTLTTGRCTYWSRSRSEYWVKGDTSGHLQLVKSVALDCDADTVLVKVDQVGAACHTGDRTCFDAGALPLSGSAAE; this is translated from the coding sequence ATGCCCGCAGCCCCCGCCCTTCCCGCAGCCCCCGGCAGCACCGCGCTCGACCCGGCCGTCGCCGCCCGCCTCAAGCGCGACGCCCACGGCCTGGTGCCCGCCATCGCGCAGCAGTACGACACCGGGGAGGTGCTGATGATGGGCTGGATGGATGACGAGGCCCTGCACCGCACGCTCACCACCGGCCGCTGCACCTACTGGTCCCGCAGCCGCAGCGAGTACTGGGTCAAGGGCGACACCTCCGGCCACCTGCAACTGGTCAAGTCGGTCGCGCTGGACTGCGACGCGGACACCGTGCTGGTCAAGGTGGACCAGGTCGGCGCGGCCTGCCACACCGGCGACCGGACCTGCTTCGACGCGGGCGCGCTGCCGCTGTCCGGCAGCGCCGCCGAATAG
- a CDS encoding TIGR03085 family metal-binding protein — protein MSNYARRERLLLVDLLEAVGPDAPTLCTGWRTRDLAAHLVLRERRPDAAGGVFIKALAGRLARVHDEYAAKPYPELLELFRSGPPKVSLFGIPGADEAANTVEYYVHGEDVRRAQEDAQPRVLDPDFAELLWKRLARMAPLSGRRSPAGLVLRRPDGQTAVARKGAPVVTVTGEPGELLLFATGRQAHALVQVEGDPEAVAQVQKAELGM, from the coding sequence ATGTCGAACTACGCGCGACGCGAACGCCTGCTGCTCGTCGATCTGTTGGAGGCCGTCGGCCCCGACGCGCCCACCCTGTGCACCGGGTGGAGGACCAGGGACCTGGCCGCGCACCTGGTACTGCGCGAGCGCCGCCCGGACGCGGCCGGGGGCGTGTTCATCAAGGCGCTGGCCGGGCGGCTGGCCAGGGTCCACGACGAGTACGCCGCCAAGCCCTACCCGGAGCTGCTGGAGCTGTTCCGCAGCGGCCCGCCGAAGGTGTCGCTGTTCGGCATCCCCGGCGCGGACGAGGCAGCCAACACCGTGGAGTACTACGTGCACGGCGAGGACGTCCGCCGCGCCCAGGAGGACGCCCAGCCGCGGGTGCTCGACCCGGACTTCGCCGAGCTGCTGTGGAAGCGGCTGGCCCGGATGGCGCCGCTGTCCGGCCGCCGCTCCCCGGCCGGCCTGGTGCTGCGCCGCCCGGACGGGCAGACCGCAGTGGCCCGCAAGGGCGCGCCGGTGGTGACGGTCACCGGCGAGCCGGGCGAGCTGCTGCTGTTCGCCACGGGGCGGCAGGCGCACGCGCTGGTGCAGGTGGAGGGCGATCCGGAGGCGGTGGCCCAGGTGCAGAAGGCGGAGCTGGGCATGTGA